In Muribaculum gordoncarteri, the genomic window TGTTGAGGTTGTACCGATTAACTATTGGCGAAAATTTTGTCAGTCTCTCAATTTTGGGATACTAAATTGCTTAAAGATCTGACAATCACAATGAAAAGATGCGTTTAAACGCTGATTTCAGTGATCACAACGTTATTTCCCCAAGGCTGTCTATCGCCTGTTGCTTTCTTGAATCAACCACATGGAGATATTTCTCCGTCATTTTCAAACTCGCGTGTCCCATCAGCGATGACACGGTCTTGATGTCAGCTCCATTGTCAAGGATATTCACTGCGAAACTGTGACGGGCGCAGTGCCACGTGATATGTTTGTTGATTCCTGCGGCTCTCGTCCATTTATAAAGATGACGGTATATGGTGCGCCCCTCCGATGTTAGAGGGAAAATCAATGTACTGCGGTCTTCAGGCAAGTCTCCGATAAGTTTCATCAGATGTTCGTTCAGCGGCATTGTCACTCCACTATGTGCGCTCCTCCATTCGATTTTCTTCTGATTGAAGCGCAGTGTCATGGTCGTGAAGTCAATGTTGGAGTAAGTCAACCTCTCGATGTCACACTTGCGTATGCCTGTAAAGCAACTGAACAGGAATGCACGTCTTATCATCAGATTCTCTCCGGGATAATGCGTTATCATCATTCGCCGTATCTCGTCCATCGTCAGAATGTCCTTGGTCAAAATATTGACATCAAACTTGATGGACACGCCCTTGCATGGATCTTTCTTCATATATCCGGCATCAATGGCGTTAAGTACGACTCGATGAAACCAATGAAGGGATTTCTTCGGGCCCTCGCCAGTGCCGACTTTCTTGCAATATTCAGCAAATGCCATCACCATTTCTGTGTCTATCAAGTCCATTCTCAGAAATGTTGAGAATTTCTTGTATTTTGGGGAGGATTCCAAGAAACCTATAAGGCGGCTGTAAGACGTCTTGTATCCAGACTTGACGCCTTTAGTGAATGTTGTCGAGTTGCAATGCTGCTCACGGAAGTATTTGAGGAAGTCAATCTCAGTTTCGCCTTTGAGTCGATAGCCCTCACGGGATTCAAGAAACTCTTGTTCTTTTTCAAAACGTATTTTCTCCGCAAGCTGTAAGGTGTTCTTGTTCTGCAACCGCTCCTGGGCGTTGCGTGGTTTCAGCCAAATATAGAGATTCAGTTTCTCCCGGCGGCGCACATGTTTGATAGAATATTTCACACGACCTTTTGACGGGCCAGACTCGTAGATTACCTGCTCACCATTCTCATCAAGAACAGGAGTTTCGGAGCGACCGAGATAATATTCGAGAGAGAGACTTGCCCTGCCGTCCTGAAGTTCCAGTTGGACAAGTTTCGGATTTTGTCTGCTTTTATTTTCGACTTTCGCCATAAATCATTAAATTTGTGGTGTTAAGCAAAGATAGCGACAACTTGCCGAACGCAAAAATCGCCCTCAATATCTATTAACACTTGAATTGTACGAAATGTGTACGATTGGCGAAAAATAATCAAAAACAACGAAATTCACAGCAACGTCCAATTAACCTAACTGCCTAATACTCATTGCTGTTATCTTCCTATCGCTTTCTTGACTTTCCTCCTGCATTAACATACCTTGCAATGTTCATGTGGACATCCCTCCTAATATGAAATAAGGAAATGACTTTATCGGATATGCCCGGTTATATTCCGACCTGTGTGTTTCCCTGATTCCAATGCGCCGGATGGTGCCTGTTATCGTTATGCTTCCATAAATTTACAAAAAATCGGGCGCAATTCCTAACAACCGGAGAAAATTTTGTGAGCTTTATTTCCCGGCGATGGAGCCGGTGCCGATGCGCCAAAAAAATATGCACGGCGAAATGTTAAAAATTCAGCCGAATTTTTCGGACATAACCGGACATACTTGGACATAGCCGGACAATGCTCTTAATCACAAGAATTTGGCTTATTTTCAGATTTGCCAGTTTGCAGAATTATTTGTTTCTTTGTGTAGAGATTGACAGTTAAACCTGCCTTCAAGGAGTTCAACTTACCGATATTATTATAGAACTATCCATTGAACTGCAAGTATGATTTTCAATCTGTCTTGAGAACATTATTTTTATTGATGGATATATCTGTTTTTAGACAAATCTGTATCCTTCCTTACAGTTCAACTTATAGATATGGAATTGGAACTGTTTAATGAACGATAAAGATACAGTCTTATAGATTTATGTATCTGCAATATTATTTACTGTTTGATTGACAAATCTATTTATCTATAATTCATAGCTTGATGGCTTCAAGGCTTGACAGCTATGGGTGATAGACAGAACCCACCACTAAACTCCACATCCAAACCCGAACCAGACATGACTGACGAACCCAACCATTTCCGGCTCACTTAGCCGATGCCCTCCCGACAGCGGAGGAAGGTCGCTGCGAGCGGCATAGAAAGCTGTCAATCCACCCCGCATAGCATATGCCGGCACCGCTTCGCGCCGATGGAAGCCCGGTCTATCCGTGTCAGAAGATACGCTGACGGCCAAAGCTATGCACCCACCACTACATCCAAATCCAAATTAAATTCTATGACAGACCCCAAATTTGTCGCTTTCTCCACCCAGAAAGGGGGAGCAGGCAAAACCACTCTGACCGTTTTGGCGGCGAGTTACCTCTACTATGTGAAGGGGCTTAAAGTCCTTGTCGTGGACTGCGACTATTCGCAGTACAGCATCGAAGAGATGCGCCAGCGCGACAAAGACCTGATCGAGTGCAGCCCCCAGTTCAAGAAACTTTTTTCCGACAATCTGCGCCAGACCAAACTCGCACCTTATCCTCTCCTGACGGCAAAGCCGGAGGAGGCTATGCAGAAGGTACGCGAAATCATCGAGGACGGCAACGATATAGACATCGTTTTCTTCGACCTGCCAGGCACGGTCAATAACCGTGGTGTCGTCAACATTCTCAACTGCATGGATACGGTTATCGTGCCCGTCGCAGCCGACAAGGTTATCCTTGAAAGCTCACTCGCCTTCGCCCTGAAGATACAGGAGTGGCTCACTACCGGACGCACACAGGTCAAACAGATGTATATGCTCTGGAATCTCGTCGATGCCCGCGAGAAAACAGACCTCTACGACCAGTATGAGGCGGTTTTCGAGGAATACGGTCTTATGACGCTTAAAACCAAGATCCCGGATACCAAAAAGTATCGGCGTGAAGGGTCAAAGACACTCAACCGCGCCGTGTTCCGCTCGACGGTTATGCCGCCGGACAAGACACTGCTCAAAGGGACCCGTCTGTCGGAACTTACCGATGAATTGCTCGATTTACTCAAACTCTGACCGATATGGCAAAGAAATATGAGTCGGAAATCGATCCCGATGAGTTCATCAGGTCATTCAGAGAGGAGTCCTCCTCTCTGTCAACGCTGAAAAGGAAGCCTAAAGAAAGTCCGACGCCTGATACACCCGATTCGACAGAAGACAGGGCTGCCTCCACCAAATCCAGTCACGCGCCCGCGAAACAATCTTCTGCCGATACAAAACGGGAGGCCCAGTTCCGTGAACGATTTATCACGAGAACGACCTATCTGCGTCCACAGGTCAAATTCCTTATGGTAGAGATAGACCCGGTTCTGATTGGTAAAATCAAGAGGCTTATCGCTTTCGAGAACGGTTCCTGCTCCCTCAAATCCTATATCAACAATGTACTGGCATCCCATTTTGAGGAGTATGCCGATGTAATCAACCCCAAACTCTAACCAGCTATGCCCAAATCAGCATCAATCTCAACTATTTCCGACAGGAATTTCAGGGTAATACCGAAGGATGGCAGAAAAAATCCCGATGTTTCAACGCATATGGCTTCAAATGGTAAAGCCGTTATGGAAGCCGATGTATATGAAAACCCTTCTCTCCCGAATCGTACTCACGAATACATGGAACGATTCGTATATAACAATACGTATGCGGCTCCACAAGTCAAATACGTCACGACAGAGATAGACCCTGAAATTGTATGGAAAATACGTAGTATCCTGTTCGGCCGCAAGAAAGGGCGCGTATGCTCGCTAAAGGCTTTCATCAACAACGTACTGGCAGCCCATCTGGAGGAATATGCCGATGTTATCAACCAGCTTAAACTCTAACCAACTATGCCCAAATCCCCGTTTGTAACCATCAACGTGAATCCGGCCACTGACATAGATGTCAGAGCCGCCGAGGAGCGCAGGAAATATGCCGCCAAGTTTCTCCGGCCAGGCATTGTGCGCTCCAACACCAAAGTGTATATCTATCCCGAAGTCCATGCCGTCCTGAGCCGCATGGCAGACAGGTTCCGTGATACCGGCGCCTCCATCGGCTCGTATGTATCGGAGATCCTTCTCGACCACTTCGCCAACAACCGCGAGGTCATGGAAGGTCTCTATGACGAGAACAGCCAGCCTCTTTTCTGATGGAAACGCTGCTTATCATAGCATTGCTTGCAAGCAATGTGTGGCTTATCAGAAAAGTCCTGACAAAGCCGGATGTTCAGAGCGTCGGCAAAAATGAAAATGGCGCCGCGCCGGAACCACCGCCCGCAGATGAAGCTCCGCCTGAAGAAGTAGTAGGCAAAAGCTCCTTCGATGCCGACAAGTTCATGGACTCGTTCCGCGAAATCGCAAAGGAAGCCGCTACCGAAGCCGCAAGGGAGGTCGTGCCGCTTATAGTCATGGAACTCGGCAAACCCTCAGATGCCGGACTACCCGATACTCCCGAAGAAAAGCCGAGGATGCAAATCCCGCCCGAAAAGCTGGATGAGATATTCTCAACCCACTCCGTGAGTGAGCTTACCGGCGAAACTCCGCCTCCCGCCGAGGCAAATGCCGACGGTATAGACTTCGATGAAATGCAGACCGCCATGAAGGTGCTGAAAAATCAGCCTCACACCACTGAGGATGAACAGACTGCCCGACGGGTAGTTTCCGAACTTGAAGGCACCGAGATTATCGAATATGTCAAACTCGACCCGGTAGTGCGCAAACGCATACTGATGATTGAGTGTCAGTTGCCCGACATACCTGAAGATGCTCCGGCTCCGGCTGAGAAAACCGACGAGGCAATCGGTAAAGCCCGCAAGATTGTCTTTCATGCCGACATCGACACTACCGATATTGACGCCATCGACTTCAATATCCTTCACTGACCACCACTAAACCGCTTTAGCGCTTTGCTAAGGCAAAGAAATCCACAATCCAAATCAATTTATTTATGACTAAATTCTTCAAGTCGCTCTACAAGCGCATCGTGGAGTTTATGAACGCTCCCGGTATGCGCCGCCCTATGGCCGCCATGCTCACACTGATGATATGTGCCGCCAATCTCTATGCCGCCGGCAACGGTCTGGCAGGCATCAACGAGGCAACCTCGATGATGACCTCCTATTTCGATCCCGCCACGAAGCTGATTTATGCCATCGGCGCAGTCGTCGGTCTTATCGGCGGTGTCAAGGTCTATGGCAAGTTCAGCTCCGGCGATCCCGACACGAGCAAGACCGCCGCATCGTGGTTCGGTGCCTGTATCTTCCTTGTTGTCGCCGCCACAATTCTGCGCTCGTTCTTCCTCTAATCCATGCCGCTGATGGAATACTCTGTTAACAAGGGCATAGGCAGGACGGTCGAATATAAGGGGCTTAAAGCGCAGTACCTGTTCATCTTCGCAGGAGGTCTTATCGCCGATTTCATACTGTTCGTAATCCTCTATATGTGCGGGGTGCAGCAGGGTCTGTGCATAGGCTTCGGTGCCATAAGCGCGTCGGTGCTGGTGTGGTACACTTTCCACCTCAACGGCAAGTACGGCCAGTACGGACTTATGAAGCTCACATCGGTGAAATACCGTCCCCGATATATCATCAACCGTCTGCGTGTGCGCAATATATTGAAGGGAGGCTGCCGATGAGAAACATACTGAAAGCCACAACACTGGAGTCAAAGCTGCCGCTTCTCGCCGTGGAACACGGCTGTATCATCAGCAAGGATGCCGACATAACCGTGTGCTACGAGGTTACGCTGCCGGAGCTGTTCACCGTCACATCGCAGGAATACGAGGCTATGCACGCCGCATGGTGCAAGGCTATCAAGGTATTGCCCCGCTTCACGGTGGCGCATAAGCAGGACTGGTTTGTGTCGGAGAATTATAAGCCGGAACTGCAAAAAGATGATTTGTCTTTTCTTGACAGGAGCTTCGAGCGTCATTTCAACGAGCGTCCGTATCTGGCGCACAAGTGCTACCTGTATCTGACAAAGACCACAAAGGAGCGTATGCGACAGCAGTCCAACTTCTCCACACTCTGCTGTGGGCGTATCACTCCGAAGGAACTCAATCACGATATGATTGTGGGCTTCATGGAAGCCGTGGGCCAGTTCGAGCGCATAATCAACGACACCGGATATATCTCGCTGCGCAGCATGGGTGACGATGAGATTGTCGGCACCGACAGCACATCGGGCATCATCGAGAGGTATCTCTTGCTGTCAACCGACGATGTAACCTGTCTGGAGGATATAGACCTGTCGCCGAAAGAAATGCGCGTCGGCGACAAGATGCTATGTCTGCACACCCTCTCGGACACCGACGACCTGCCAGGAAAGGTCAGCACCGACAACCGCTATGAACGCCTGTCAACCGACAGAAGCGATTGCAGACTGAGCTTCGCATCTCCCGTGGGTCTGCTCCTGCCGTGCAACCACATCTATAACCAGTATGTGTTTATCGACGACCACGACGAGAATCTGGCGAAGTTTGAAAAGACGGCGCGCAATATGAACTCGCTTTCAAGGTACAGCCGTTCCAACGCAATCAATAAGGAGTGGATAGACCGCTATCTGAACGAGGCACACAGCTATGGTCTTACATCAGTGCGCTGCCACTGCAACATCATGGCTTGGAGTGACGATGCCGAGGAACTGCGCCGGATAAAGAACGATGTCGGTGGTCAGCTTGCGACTATGGGATGTATGCCGAGGCACAACACCATCGACTGCCCGACGCTGTATTGGGCGGCTATGCCCGGCAACGAAGCGGATTTCCCTGCCGAGGAAAGTTTCTATACTTTCATCGAGCCTGCCGTCTGCTTCTTCACTGCCGAAACAAACTACCGTTCCTCACTCTCCCCATTTGGAATAAAAATGGTGGATCGCCTTACGGGTAAACCTGTCCACTTGGATATTTCCGACGAGCCGATGAAGCGCGGCATAACCACCAACCGCAACAAGTTCATTCTCGGCCCGTCGGGTAGCGGCAAGTCTTTCTTCACCAACCATCTGGTACGACAGTATTACGAGCAAGGCGCGCATATCCTGCTGATTGACACCGGCAATTCCTACGAAGGTCTGTGCAACCTTATCCACAACCGTACCCACGGCGAAGACGGTGTGTATTACACCTACACCGAGGAAAAGCCGATTTCTTTCAATCCGTTTTTCACCGAGGACGGGGTGTTTGATGTTGAGAAAAAGGACTCCATCAAGACGCTGCTTCTCACGCTCTGGAAGTCAGAGGACGACAGAGTTTCCAAAACGGAGAGTGGCGAATTAGGCTCCGCACTGTCGATGTTCCTTGAAAAGATGAAGAAAGACCGCGACATCGTTCCCTGCTTCAACTCTTTCTATGAGTTTATGCGCGATGAATACCGTGCTGAAATGGCGCAGCGTCCTATCCCCATCTACAAGCAGGATTTTGACATCGACAACTTCCTGACTACATTAAGGCAGTATTATCATGGCGGCCGCTTTGACTTCCTGCTGAACTCCAGAGAGAACATCGACCTGCTTAACAAGCGTTTCGTGGTATTCGAGATTGACGCTATCCGCGACAACAAAGACCTGTTCCCGGTGGTGACAATCATCATCATGGAAGCCTTCATCAACAAGATGCGCCGTCTGAAAGGAGTGCGGAAAGTCCTTATCTGCGAGGAGGCTTGGAAAGCGTTGTCAACGGCGAATATGGCTGAATATATGCGCTATATGTTCAAGACAGTGCGCAAATATTTCGGCGAGGCTGTGGTGGTTACACAGGAGGTTGACGACATAATATCGTCGCCGATTGTCAAGGAGACCATCATCAACAACTCCGACTGCAAGATACTTCTCGACCAGAGAAAGTATATGAACCGCTTTGACCAGATACAAGAGCTGCTGGGACTTACCGATAAGGAGAAGGCGCAGATACTCAGTATCAATCTCTCCAATAATCCGAACCGATTATATAAGGAGGTGTGGATCGGGCTGGGCGGAACACAGTCGGCGGTGTATGCAACCGAGGTATCGCCGGAGGAATACCTCGCCTACACGACCGAGGAAACGGAGAAGATGCAGGTACTCGCCCGCGCCCGTCAGCTCGGCGGCGACATCGAGGCGGCTATCAAACAATTAGCCAACGAGAGGAGAGAGAACTGATGTATGAAAGTCAAGCAATCCCTAATATTCATCATTTCAGGTCTGTGCCTTTTCCTCGGCCTCCTCCTGACAGTAATCCGGATGCTCTCCATCTTCATAATAAGATGCGCCAGAAGCATCAGATAATGTAATCAATTCCACCACTTAATCCACAATCAAATGAAGCAATTAAAGTTTCTTATTCCCCTAATCGCCCTGTGCCTTCTTTTAGGCACGGGCAGGGCTTCGGCCCAGTGGACTGTCATAGACCCGTCCAATATCGCGCAGTCCATCGTAAACAACTCTAAATCACTCGTGCAGGAGTCGCAGACGGCGACGCACATGGTGAAAAATTTTCAGGAAACGGTGAAAATCTACCAGCAGGCGAAGAAATATTATGACGCGCTCCAGTCGGTGAACAACCTTGTCCGCGATGCCCGCAAGGTGCAGCAGACAATCCTGATGCTCGGCAATATCTCCGGCTATTATGTCAACAATTTCCAGAAAATGCTGACAGACCCCAATTTCACAAGCGCGGAACTGTCGGCAATCGCTTCCGGCTACACCCGTATCCTTGAAGAAGCCAACGGTGTCCTCGGCGACTTGAAGCAGGTAGTCAATATAACTACACTGAGCATGACCGACAAAGACCGCATGGATGTCGTGGACGACTGCTACAAGGAGATGAAGCGTCTGAAGAACCTCACGGCGTACTATACCAACAAGAACATCAGCGTGTCATACCTGCGCGCCAAAAAGAAAGCCGACACCAAACGTGTGGTGGCTCTCTACGGCGACGGCTCCGAAAAATACTGGTGATGCCTATGCTGTGCGCTATTGATTTTTCAAACCTCCACACCATCCTGCGCTCGCTTTATGACGAGATGATGCCTCTTTGCGAGGATATGGCGGGAGTGGCACAGGGCATAGCTGGACTCGGAGCCTTGTTCTATGTCGCCTACCGTATATGGCAGTCGCTGGCAAGAGCCGAACCCATTGATGTGTTCCCGCTTCTGCGTCCGTTTGTAATCGGATTCTGCATAATGTTCTTTTCTACCGTGGTATTAGGTACAATCAATTCCGTGATGTCGCCGATAGTGCAGGGTACCGCCTCGATGCTCGAAGGCCAGACTCTCGACATGAAAAAATACCGGGAGGAAAAAGACCGTCTGGAATACGAGGCGATGATGAACGACCCATCGACAGCTTACCTCGTTGACGATGCCGAGTTTGACAGGCAGATTGATGAGTTGGGCGTGACGGAGATAGGAACAGCCGCCGGAATGTATATCGAGCGCGGAATGTATAAGGTCAAGAAGGCAATCCAGAATTTCTT contains:
- a CDS encoding site-specific integrase, translated to MAKVENKSRQNPKLVQLELQDGRASLSLEYYLGRSETPVLDENGEQVIYESGPSKGRVKYSIKHVRRREKLNLYIWLKPRNAQERLQNKNTLQLAEKIRFEKEQEFLESREGYRLKGETEIDFLKYFREQHCNSTTFTKGVKSGYKTSYSRLIGFLESSPKYKKFSTFLRMDLIDTEMVMAFAEYCKKVGTGEGPKKSLHWFHRVVLNAIDAGYMKKDPCKGVSIKFDVNILTKDILTMDEIRRMMITHYPGENLMIRRAFLFSCFTGIRKCDIERLTYSNIDFTTMTLRFNQKKIEWRSAHSGVTMPLNEHLMKLIGDLPEDRSTLIFPLTSEGRTIYRHLYKWTRAAGINKHITWHCARHSFAVNILDNGADIKTVSSLMGHASLKMTEKYLHVVDSRKQQAIDSLGEITL
- a CDS encoding ParA family protein is translated as MTDPKFVAFSTQKGGAGKTTLTVLAASYLYYVKGLKVLVVDCDYSQYSIEEMRQRDKDLIECSPQFKKLFSDNLRQTKLAPYPLLTAKPEEAMQKVREIIEDGNDIDIVFFDLPGTVNNRGVVNILNCMDTVIVPVAADKVILESSLAFALKIQEWLTTGRTQVKQMYMLWNLVDAREKTDLYDQYEAVFEEYGLMTLKTKIPDTKKYRREGSKTLNRAVFRSTVMPPDKTLLKGTRLSELTDELLDLLKL
- a CDS encoding DUF3408 domain-containing protein, which gives rise to MAKKYESEIDPDEFIRSFREESSSLSTLKRKPKESPTPDTPDSTEDRAASTKSSHAPAKQSSADTKREAQFRERFITRTTYLRPQVKFLMVEIDPVLIGKIKRLIAFENGSCSLKSYINNVLASHFEEYADVINPKL
- a CDS encoding DUF3408 domain-containing protein, whose product is MERFVYNNTYAAPQVKYVTTEIDPEIVWKIRSILFGRKKGRVCSLKAFINNVLAAHLEEYADVINQLKL
- a CDS encoding DUF3408 domain-containing protein, with product MPKSPFVTINVNPATDIDVRAAEERRKYAAKFLRPGIVRSNTKVYIYPEVHAVLSRMADRFRDTGASIGSYVSEILLDHFANNREVMEGLYDENSQPLF
- a CDS encoding DUF4134 domain-containing protein yields the protein MRRPMAAMLTLMICAANLYAAGNGLAGINEATSMMTSYFDPATKLIYAIGAVVGLIGGVKVYGKFSSGDPDTSKTAASWFGACIFLVVAATILRSFFL
- a CDS encoding DUF4133 domain-containing protein; the encoded protein is MMEYSVNKGIGRTVEYKGLKAQYLFIFAGGLIADFILFVILYMCGVQQGLCIGFGAISASVLVWYTFHLNGKYGQYGLMKLTSVKYRPRYIINRLRVRNILKGGCR
- a CDS encoding TraG family conjugative transposon ATPase, with the translated sequence MRNILKATTLESKLPLLAVEHGCIISKDADITVCYEVTLPELFTVTSQEYEAMHAAWCKAIKVLPRFTVAHKQDWFVSENYKPELQKDDLSFLDRSFERHFNERPYLAHKCYLYLTKTTKERMRQQSNFSTLCCGRITPKELNHDMIVGFMEAVGQFERIINDTGYISLRSMGDDEIVGTDSTSGIIERYLLLSTDDVTCLEDIDLSPKEMRVGDKMLCLHTLSDTDDLPGKVSTDNRYERLSTDRSDCRLSFASPVGLLLPCNHIYNQYVFIDDHDENLAKFEKTARNMNSLSRYSRSNAINKEWIDRYLNEAHSYGLTSVRCHCNIMAWSDDAEELRRIKNDVGGQLATMGCMPRHNTIDCPTLYWAAMPGNEADFPAEESFYTFIEPAVCFFTAETNYRSSLSPFGIKMVDRLTGKPVHLDISDEPMKRGITTNRNKFILGPSGSGKSFFTNHLVRQYYEQGAHILLIDTGNSYEGLCNLIHNRTHGEDGVYYTYTEEKPISFNPFFTEDGVFDVEKKDSIKTLLLTLWKSEDDRVSKTESGELGSALSMFLEKMKKDRDIVPCFNSFYEFMRDEYRAEMAQRPIPIYKQDFDIDNFLTTLRQYYHGGRFDFLLNSRENIDLLNKRFVVFEIDAIRDNKDLFPVVTIIIMEAFINKMRRLKGVRKVLICEEAWKALSTANMAEYMRYMFKTVRKYFGEAVVVTQEVDDIISSPIVKETIINNSDCKILLDQRKYMNRFDQIQELLGLTDKEKAQILSINLSNNPNRLYKEVWIGLGGTQSAVYATEVSPEEYLAYTTEETEKMQVLARARQLGGDIEAAIKQLANERREN
- a CDS encoding DUF4141 domain-containing protein encodes the protein MKQLKFLIPLIALCLLLGTGRASAQWTVIDPSNIAQSIVNNSKSLVQESQTATHMVKNFQETVKIYQQAKKYYDALQSVNNLVRDARKVQQTILMLGNISGYYVNNFQKMLTDPNFTSAELSAIASGYTRILEEANGVLGDLKQVVNITTLSMTDKDRMDVVDDCYKEMKRLKNLTAYYTNKNISVSYLRAKKKADTKRVVALYGDGSEKYW
- the traJ gene encoding conjugative transposon protein TraJ, producing MDFSNLHTILRSLYDEMMPLCEDMAGVAQGIAGLGALFYVAYRIWQSLARAEPIDVFPLLRPFVIGFCIMFFSTVVLGTINSVMSPIVQGTASMLEGQTLDMKKYREEKDRLEYEAMMNDPSTAYLVDDAEFDRQIDELGVTEIGTAAGMYIERGMYKVKKAIQNFFRELLEMLFQAASLTIDTIRTFFLIVLAILGPISFALSVWDGFQSTLTQWICRYIQTYLWLPVADLFSTILAKIQVLMLQNDISELTNNPNVDLDGSNTAYTVFMIIGIIGYFTIPTVAGWIIQAGGAGNYNRAVNTTAMQVGSGAASVAGGVAGNVAGRAGKLLK